The following proteins are encoded in a genomic region of Planctomycetota bacterium:
- a CDS encoding baseplate J protein has translation MAKVRVNYTNKDYEAVRQELVQRIPTITDRWTDFNESDLGMVLLELFCGLGDMLLFYLDNQ, from the coding sequence ATGGCCAAGGTCCGAGTCAACTACACGAACAAGGACTACGAGGCCGTCCGCCAGGAACTGGTCCAGCGCATCCCCACGATCACCGACCGCTGGACCGACTTCAATGAGAGCGACCTCGGCATGGTGCTGCTGGAGCTCTTCTGCGGCCTCGGCGACATGCTCCTCTTCTACCTCGACAACCAGG